The proteins below are encoded in one region of Methylobacillus flagellatus KT:
- a CDS encoding sigma 54-interacting transcriptional regulator: MIGTTKKILTVDDDPDILKLMGMRLQAAGYQVITATNAEEALSQIAISRPSLVITDLRMPGMDGLALFDAIHQSDPALPVIMVTAHGSIPEAVDATQRGVFGFLTKPFDSKSLLQQVEAALRIGTGDLQPHDQDIDNEWRKSIITRSPQMENLLGQAKLMAVSDASVFIQGESGTGKELLARAIHQASPRRDKPFIAINCGAIPEALLESELFGHSKGAFTGALRDHKGLFQTADGGTLFLDEIGDMPLPLQVKLLRALQERAIRPVGSNTSINIDVRVISATHRNLAEEMKAGRFREDLYYRINVVGLEIPPLAARREDISLLANNFLNELATKYRKKLNGFAPEALELLITAPWPGNVRQLQNIVEQTVVLCTTPLIPATLVQKALQENIGGIVPFEVARKNFERDYLIKLLKATNGGVTQAARLAQRNRTEFYKLLQRHQLTPALFKNDNTAH, translated from the coding sequence ATGATAGGAACAACCAAGAAAATCCTGACTGTCGATGATGATCCCGACATCCTCAAACTCATGGGAATGAGGCTGCAGGCAGCAGGTTACCAAGTCATCACTGCCACCAATGCAGAAGAGGCGCTGTCCCAAATTGCCATCAGCCGACCAAGCCTGGTGATTACAGACTTACGCATGCCTGGCATGGATGGCTTGGCCCTGTTCGATGCCATCCATCAATCCGATCCTGCCTTGCCCGTGATCATGGTTACAGCCCACGGCTCGATCCCTGAAGCGGTCGATGCGACACAACGCGGCGTATTCGGCTTCCTCACTAAGCCTTTTGACAGCAAGTCACTGCTGCAGCAGGTAGAGGCCGCATTACGCATCGGCACAGGCGATCTGCAGCCTCATGACCAGGATATCGACAATGAATGGCGCAAGAGCATCATTACACGCAGTCCGCAAATGGAAAACTTGCTCGGGCAAGCCAAGCTCATGGCAGTTTCCGATGCCAGCGTATTTATCCAAGGTGAAAGCGGGACGGGCAAGGAGTTGCTGGCACGCGCCATCCATCAGGCCAGTCCTCGCCGGGACAAGCCTTTTATCGCCATCAATTGCGGTGCCATTCCAGAAGCCCTGCTTGAGTCTGAACTATTCGGTCATAGCAAAGGGGCATTCACCGGCGCCTTGCGCGATCACAAAGGGCTGTTCCAGACGGCTGACGGCGGCACCCTGTTCCTGGACGAAATCGGCGACATGCCGCTGCCATTGCAGGTAAAACTGCTTAGAGCCCTGCAGGAGCGCGCCATCCGTCCCGTCGGGTCCAATACCAGCATCAACATTGATGTGCGTGTGATTTCTGCGACTCACCGCAACCTGGCAGAGGAGATGAAAGCCGGACGGTTCCGCGAAGACCTGTACTATCGCATCAATGTTGTCGGACTTGAAATTCCTCCCCTGGCTGCACGTCGTGAAGATATTTCCCTATTGGCCAATAACTTTCTCAACGAACTGGCCACCAAGTACCGTAAAAAACTCAACGGCTTTGCCCCCGAAGCCTTGGAGCTGTTGATCACTGCGCCATGGCCTGGCAACGTCCGCCAGTTGCAGAATATCGTCGAACAAACCGTAGTGCTCTGCACCACACCCTTAATCCCGGCCACTTTGGTACAAAAAGCATTGCAAGAAAACATCGGCGGCATTGTACCGTTTGAAGTTGCACGGAAGAATTTTGAGCGCGACTACCTGATCAAGCTGCTCAAGGCCACGAATGGAGGCGTTACACAAGCTGCCCGCCTGGCGCAACGCAATCGCACCGAGTTTTACAAGCTATTGCAACGCCACCAGCTCACGCCGGCGTTGTTCAAGAACGACAATACCGCACATTAA
- a CDS encoding sensor histidine kinase, with the protein MQITYPKSFLKLLLIGFALAMLPLLFAFGNAALYLDRLATQSSDAVTQAVQATRASRALVEQIAFMERSARQYFVLEDELLLENYEKAHEKFVDSWHDLDQLPMTSKQRLALSKLSAEEQALFQNVAQHSTESSSIEEIVGRFADLTVQAQDILDENNRQIDRESAILAETAERTQQIMLWQTLTLIPVALLVALMITFLVAQPIRRMDAAIRKLGEGDYSEPISIDGPGDLRNLGERLDWLRAQLNELDQQKQRFLRNVSHELKTPLTAIREGSELLSDEVGGPLTPQQREIAGILRESSLRLQKMIENLLSFTAAQFHAPQLNLETVDLTGLAEAILADYSLTISNKNINIQRDFFPTLIQADREKIHSVLDNLISNAVKYTSPSSSIRISITHQAHQAIIEVHDGGPGVMASDKAKLFEPFYRGDSAHESLVSGSGLGLSIAKEYVDAHGGEIILLPSERGARFRVTLPLKALTK; encoded by the coding sequence TTGCAAATTACATACCCAAAATCCTTTCTCAAGCTACTGCTGATCGGTTTCGCACTTGCGATGCTGCCGCTATTGTTTGCATTCGGCAATGCAGCCCTTTACCTGGACCGGCTTGCCACTCAGAGCAGCGATGCAGTCACTCAGGCAGTACAGGCTACCCGGGCAAGCCGTGCCCTCGTCGAACAGATCGCCTTCATGGAACGCAGCGCGCGGCAGTATTTTGTGCTGGAAGATGAATTGCTGCTGGAAAACTATGAGAAGGCGCATGAAAAGTTCGTCGATTCATGGCACGATCTGGACCAGCTTCCCATGACCAGCAAGCAAAGGCTTGCTTTAAGCAAGTTGTCTGCAGAGGAGCAAGCACTTTTTCAAAATGTCGCGCAGCATTCCACGGAATCCTCGTCAATCGAAGAAATCGTTGGTCGGTTTGCCGACCTGACGGTACAGGCTCAAGATATTCTCGATGAAAATAATCGTCAGATAGATCGGGAATCCGCCATCCTTGCAGAAACTGCAGAGCGAACACAGCAAATCATGCTCTGGCAGACACTTACCCTGATCCCGGTTGCGCTGCTGGTCGCCCTCATGATCACATTTCTCGTCGCCCAACCGATCCGGCGCATGGATGCCGCCATCCGCAAGCTTGGCGAGGGCGACTATAGCGAGCCGATCAGCATCGACGGTCCTGGCGACCTGCGCAACCTGGGCGAACGCCTGGACTGGCTGCGTGCACAACTGAACGAGCTTGACCAGCAGAAGCAGCGCTTCTTGCGCAATGTCTCCCATGAGCTTAAAACTCCGCTTACCGCAATCCGGGAAGGCAGCGAGCTACTGAGTGACGAAGTGGGTGGCCCTCTCACGCCGCAACAGCGCGAAATTGCCGGGATACTGCGTGAAAGCAGCTTACGGCTGCAGAAAATGATAGAAAACCTGCTCAGTTTCACTGCAGCGCAATTCCATGCGCCACAGCTCAATCTGGAAACTGTAGACCTCACCGGACTTGCGGAAGCAATTCTCGCAGACTACTCCCTGACAATCAGCAACAAGAATATCAATATCCAGCGTGACTTCTTTCCTACTCTCATTCAGGCCGACCGGGAAAAAATTCACTCCGTACTGGACAACCTGATTTCCAATGCCGTCAAGTACACTTCGCCATCCAGCAGCATTCGTATCAGCATTACACATCAGGCACACCAAGCCATCATCGAAGTCCACGACGGCGGCCCCGGCGTCATGGCATCCGACAAGGCCAAACTGTTCGAGCCCTTCTACCGTGGCGACAGCGCCCATGAGAGCCTGGTCAGCGGCAGCGGGCTTGGGCTTTCCATCGCCAAAGAATACGTCGACGCGCATGGCGGTGAAATCATTCTCTTGCCTTCTGAGCGCGGTGCCCGTTTCCGCGTTACCCTTCCATTGAAAGCTTTAACAAAATGA
- a CDS encoding dihydrofolate reductase: MANLSLIVAVARNRVIGLNNALPWHLPEDLKRFRALTTGHHIIMGRKTYESLNRLLPDRTTIIVTRNQNYHVPGAMIAHSLEQAIDMAADDAEAFLIGGAELYQAGLKLADRLYITEIDAEFAGDAFLPAFDLRDWQKVASEEMVSAQGLPFRYITYVRKNSKMPTG, from the coding sequence ATGGCTAATTTATCTCTTATCGTGGCGGTTGCCCGGAATCGTGTCATCGGCCTCAACAACGCCTTGCCCTGGCACCTTCCGGAGGACCTCAAGCGCTTCCGGGCCCTGACCACTGGTCACCATATCATCATGGGCCGCAAGACTTATGAATCGCTCAACCGGCTATTGCCGGACCGCACGACTATCATTGTGACTCGCAACCAGAATTATCATGTGCCAGGTGCCATGATCGCGCATAGCCTGGAGCAGGCGATAGACATGGCGGCAGATGATGCCGAGGCATTCCTGATCGGTGGCGCGGAGCTATACCAAGCTGGATTGAAGCTGGCCGACCGCCTCTATATTACGGAGATCGACGCCGAGTTTGCCGGTGACGCTTTCCTGCCCGCATTTGATTTACGGGATTGGCAGAAAGTGGCGAGTGAAGAGATGGTCAGCGCCCAGGGCTTGCCATTTCGCTATATCACTTATGTGCGTAAAAATAGCAAGATGCCTACGGGCTGA